In a single window of the Nodularia spumigena CCY9414 genome:
- a CDS encoding SDR family NAD(P)-dependent oxidoreductase translates to MTTQTQIRPSSVFIVSGGAKGITAQCTIKIAQHQPCKFILLGRSELLEIEPEFAQNCIEEPALKKRIMENLLSQGEKPTPMSVLKIYNKIVSSREIKKTLASIQETGAQAEYISVDVTNIADLQQKLAAVGAITGIIHGAGNLADKLIEKKTDQDFEKVYTAKVQGLENLLTCVNLEQLQHLVLFSSVTGFYGNIGQSDYAIANEILNKSAHLIKQNYPQCHVVAINWGAWDSGMVSPELKKALAERGFDIIPVDAGTQMLVNELHPSHHDTAQVVIGSPLVPPTIELDSQLRNHRIRRQMKLEANPFLYDHALAGSPVLPATCAMTWIINSCEEMYPGYRLFNYTDFKVLKGITFNHNLAKEHILDIEEVEKINSEKIVVKAKIWSKNSAGKTHYHFSAQLNLHREIPDSPTYESINLNQDNIITATGKDFYQNGESTLFHGPSFQEVQRVLNITPEKITTECLWTEISPQKQGQFPVKWVNPYTTDLSMHALWIWTQHFHQEGCLPGKVEKFEQFAPTPHNEPFYVSCEVKAKTPSSAIADFIIHDNQGKIYSQMLGAHAIIWSMKQLRS, encoded by the coding sequence ATGACTACACAAACACAGATTCGCCCTTCATCAGTTTTTATTGTAAGTGGTGGTGCAAAAGGAATTACAGCCCAATGTACAATTAAAATAGCCCAGCACCAGCCTTGTAAATTCATCCTCCTTGGTCGTTCCGAACTTTTAGAAATTGAACCAGAATTTGCTCAAAATTGTATCGAAGAACCAGCCTTAAAGAAACGCATCATGGAAAATCTTCTGTCTCAAGGAGAAAAACCAACTCCTATGAGTGTATTGAAGATATATAACAAAATCGTTTCCAGCCGAGAAATTAAGAAAACCTTAGCAAGCATCCAAGAAACAGGCGCTCAAGCCGAATATATTAGTGTAGATGTCACCAATATTGCAGATTTACAGCAAAAATTAGCGGCTGTGGGCGCAATAACTGGGATTATTCACGGCGCGGGAAATTTAGCTGATAAGCTAATTGAAAAGAAAACAGATCAGGATTTTGAAAAAGTTTACACTGCTAAAGTCCAAGGATTAGAAAATCTCCTGACTTGCGTGAATCTTGAACAACTCCAGCATTTAGTATTGTTCTCCTCCGTAACTGGATTTTACGGCAATATTGGACAATCTGATTATGCGATCGCTAACGAAATTCTCAACAAATCAGCCCATTTAATCAAGCAAAATTATCCTCAGTGTCACGTAGTCGCCATTAACTGGGGCGCTTGGGATAGTGGTATGGTTTCCCCAGAACTAAAAAAAGCACTTGCAGAAAGGGGATTTGATATTATTCCTGTGGATGCGGGTACACAAATGTTAGTCAACGAATTGCACCCGTCCCATCATGATACTGCACAAGTTGTCATTGGTAGTCCCTTAGTTCCCCCAACTATAGAATTAGATTCCCAACTGCGAAATCATCGCATCCGTCGCCAGATGAAACTGGAAGCGAACCCCTTTTTATATGATCATGCTTTAGCCGGTTCTCCAGTATTACCTGCTACTTGTGCAATGACATGGATAATTAATTCCTGTGAGGAAATGTATCCCGGTTATCGATTATTCAATTACACAGATTTCAAAGTTTTAAAGGGAATTACCTTCAACCATAACTTAGCCAAAGAACACATTTTAGATATAGAAGAAGTTGAGAAAATCAACTCTGAAAAAATTGTAGTTAAAGCTAAAATATGGAGTAAAAATTCCGCAGGTAAAACCCATTACCATTTTAGCGCTCAACTCAACCTGCATAGAGAAATTCCTGATTCTCCTACTTATGAATCAATCAACCTCAATCAAGATAACATAATCACTGCCACAGGCAAAGATTTCTATCAAAATGGAGAAAGCACCTTATTTCATGGACCCTCATTTCAAGAAGTCCAAAGAGTTTTAAATATTACCCCTGAAAAAATCACCACAGAATGTTTGTGGACAGAAATCAGTCCTCAAAAACAAGGACAATTCCCCGTTAAATGGGTGAATCCTTATACAACAGACTTGAGTATGCACGCCTTATGGATTTGGACACAACACTTTCATCAAGAAGGTTGCTTACCCGGAAAAGTCGAGAAATTTGAACAATTTGCGCCTACTCCACACAACGAACCATTTTATGTTTCTTGTGAAGTAAAAGCCAAAACTCCGAGTAGTGCGATCGCAGACTTTATTATACACGATAATCAGGGAAAAATATACTCTCAAATGCTAGGCGCTCATGCCATTATTTGGTCAATGAAACAACTCAGAAGTTAA